Proteins encoded by one window of Arachis hypogaea cultivar Tifrunner chromosome 1, arahy.Tifrunner.gnm2.J5K5, whole genome shotgun sequence:
- the LOC112703913 gene encoding uncharacterized protein isoform X2 → MARAHSTFFSLVAPSTCPTRTQPVILALSIVSSRPSKITRRKNHLRPKILKILNPKPVVPLPPQEPSPPLEPAAPIPCPQSTEENELLSVEAPSEETHGEVDAADATEEAEDLEDLQVSEATIEPKDVSGKVSASDIFKFGGVCFLGAIVYQAILSVLFIMNYDSRTKDGNFEVNGSEKRDLLLNGNGNSEPVTGSNVLRVMGQAVRQKKIEEIKLMARKARRIERMEKKKKKNEEEEEDGDDEDVDYESDDDLSYASSPKPGIEREIGARLMKLQNRINGNKDAHKNAHEGNEQLMFKKKLKYKYPSIKATKTPKGFPGTRDHKAPDAKDRNSEVRREVVSSVSDDIHHAQISHEDKPVIEQDDEIRESTPSVPLKERGESVAQESEAILNNGKNLERNLETPKPGVKTTNANNSGVWKTSFGLSGVELKQSREPRKQNSESFVEEKQDTDPSFEKDVLQNINGSSRNGLARKKTETDTWWLNLRYVLVILMQGGVNGGTKGIYSVKIGSKGQDQSEDSYIVAFEDHADANNFCFLLESAFKELGDFSADAVPMTIQF, encoded by the exons ATGGCGCGTGCCCATTCCACTTTCTTCTCCCTCGTTGCACCTTCCACCTGCCCCACACGAACCCAGCCCGTTATTCTAGCTTTGTCAATTGTATCTTCACGCCCTTCAAAAATCACTCGCAGGAAAAATCATTTGCGACCCAAAATTCtgaaaatcctaaaccctaaacccgtcGTTCCCCTTCCTCCCCAAGAACCTTCACCACCACTAGAACCCGCTGCTCCTATTCCCTGCCCTCAGTCCACTGAAGAAAACGAGCTCCTCTCCGTTGAGGCTCCATCCGAGGAGACTCATGGCGAAGTTGATGCCGCTGACGCCACCGAAGAAGCTGAAGATTTGGAAGACTTGCAAGTCTCCGAGGCCACCATTGAACCCAAGGATGTTTCTGGTAAAGTTTCTGCTTCGGATATCTTCAAATTTGGCGGTGTGTGTTTTCTTGGGGCTATTGTGTATCAGGCGATTTTGTCGGTTTTGTTTATTATGAATTACGATTCGAGAACTAAAGATGGGAACTTTGAGGTAAATGGAAGCGAAAAGAGAGATCTTTTGCTCAATGGAAATGGGAATAGTGAGCCAGTTACCGGTAGCAATGTGCTTCGTGTGATGGGTCAAGCTGTGAGGCAAAAGAAAATTGAGGAGATTAAGTTAATGGCAAGGAAAGCTCGGAGAATTGAgagaatggagaagaagaagaagaagaatgaagaagaagaagaagatggtgatgatgaagaTGTGGATTATGAAAGTGATGACGATTTAAGTTATGCTTCTAGTCCTAAACCTGGTATTGAGAGAGAGATTGGTGCACGCTTAATGAAGCTGCAGAATAGAATCAATGGTAATAAGGATGCTCATAAGAATGCTCATGAAGGAAATGAGCAATTAATGTTCAAGAAAAAGCTTAAATATAAGTACCCTTCGATTAAGGCAACAAAAACTCCCAAGGGATTTCCCGGGACTCGAGATCATAAAGCACCTGATGCCAAAGATAGAAATTCAGAAGTTAGAAGGGAGGTTGTTAGTTCTGTGAGTGATGATATTCATCATGCACAAATATCACATGAAGATAAGCCAGTGATTGAACAAGATGACGAGATACGGGAAAGTACACCGAGTGTTCCACTGAAAGAAAGAGGAGAGTCTGTTGCTCAAGAGTCCGAGGCAATTCTAAATAATGGGAAGAATTTGGAAAGAAATCTGGAGACGCCAAAACCTGGAGTTAAAACAACAAATGCAAACAACA GTGGTGTCTGGAAGACTAGCTTTGGGTTGTCTGGAGTTGAATTAAAACAATCGAGAGAACCGAGGAAACAAAATTCTGAGAGTTTTGTGGAAGAAAAGCAGGACACTGACCCTAGTTTTGAAAAGGATGTGCTGCAGAACATAAATGGCAGTTCAAGAAATGGATTAGCTAGGAAAAAGACCGAGACTGATACGTGGTGGCTCAACCTCCGTTATGTTCTA GTAATTCTCATGCAAGGAGGCGTCAACGGGGGAACAAAAGGGATCTATAGTGTAAAGATCGGTTCTAAGGGGCAGGACCAAAGTGAAGATTCCTATATTGTTGCTTTTGAGGATCATGCTGATGCCAACAACTTTTGTTTTCTACTGGAGTCCGCTTTCAAGGAGTTGGGTGATTTCAGTGCAGATGCTGTTCCGATGACAATACAA TTTTGA
- the LOC112703913 gene encoding uncharacterized protein isoform X1, which yields MARAHSTFFSLVAPSTCPTRTQPVILALSIVSSRPSKITRRKNHLRPKILKILNPKPVVPLPPQEPSPPLEPAAPIPCPQSTEENELLSVEAPSEETHGEVDAADATEEAEDLEDLQVSEATIEPKDVSGKVSASDIFKFGGVCFLGAIVYQAILSVLFIMNYDSRTKDGNFEVNGSEKRDLLLNGNGNSEPVTGSNVLRVMGQAVRQKKIEEIKLMARKARRIERMEKKKKKNEEEEEDGDDEDVDYESDDDLSYASSPKPGIEREIGARLMKLQNRINGNKDAHKNAHEGNEQLMFKKKLKYKYPSIKATKTPKGFPGTRDHKAPDAKDRNSEVRREVVSSVSDDIHHAQISHEDKPVIEQDDEIRESTPSVPLKERGESVAQESEAILNNGKNLERNLETPKPGVKTTNANNSGVWKTSFGLSGVELKQSREPRKQNSESFVEEKQDTDPSFEKDVLQNINGSSRNGLARKKTETDTWWLNLRYVLVILMQGGVNGGTKGIYSVKIGSKGQDQSEDSYIVAFEDHADANNFCFLLESAFKELGDFSADAVPMTIQELKKEILSRGKQVVVVKKRQLQLFAGQPLGDAEKALCSLIEHDQNVITSR from the exons ATGGCGCGTGCCCATTCCACTTTCTTCTCCCTCGTTGCACCTTCCACCTGCCCCACACGAACCCAGCCCGTTATTCTAGCTTTGTCAATTGTATCTTCACGCCCTTCAAAAATCACTCGCAGGAAAAATCATTTGCGACCCAAAATTCtgaaaatcctaaaccctaaacccgtcGTTCCCCTTCCTCCCCAAGAACCTTCACCACCACTAGAACCCGCTGCTCCTATTCCCTGCCCTCAGTCCACTGAAGAAAACGAGCTCCTCTCCGTTGAGGCTCCATCCGAGGAGACTCATGGCGAAGTTGATGCCGCTGACGCCACCGAAGAAGCTGAAGATTTGGAAGACTTGCAAGTCTCCGAGGCCACCATTGAACCCAAGGATGTTTCTGGTAAAGTTTCTGCTTCGGATATCTTCAAATTTGGCGGTGTGTGTTTTCTTGGGGCTATTGTGTATCAGGCGATTTTGTCGGTTTTGTTTATTATGAATTACGATTCGAGAACTAAAGATGGGAACTTTGAGGTAAATGGAAGCGAAAAGAGAGATCTTTTGCTCAATGGAAATGGGAATAGTGAGCCAGTTACCGGTAGCAATGTGCTTCGTGTGATGGGTCAAGCTGTGAGGCAAAAGAAAATTGAGGAGATTAAGTTAATGGCAAGGAAAGCTCGGAGAATTGAgagaatggagaagaagaagaagaagaatgaagaagaagaagaagatggtgatgatgaagaTGTGGATTATGAAAGTGATGACGATTTAAGTTATGCTTCTAGTCCTAAACCTGGTATTGAGAGAGAGATTGGTGCACGCTTAATGAAGCTGCAGAATAGAATCAATGGTAATAAGGATGCTCATAAGAATGCTCATGAAGGAAATGAGCAATTAATGTTCAAGAAAAAGCTTAAATATAAGTACCCTTCGATTAAGGCAACAAAAACTCCCAAGGGATTTCCCGGGACTCGAGATCATAAAGCACCTGATGCCAAAGATAGAAATTCAGAAGTTAGAAGGGAGGTTGTTAGTTCTGTGAGTGATGATATTCATCATGCACAAATATCACATGAAGATAAGCCAGTGATTGAACAAGATGACGAGATACGGGAAAGTACACCGAGTGTTCCACTGAAAGAAAGAGGAGAGTCTGTTGCTCAAGAGTCCGAGGCAATTCTAAATAATGGGAAGAATTTGGAAAGAAATCTGGAGACGCCAAAACCTGGAGTTAAAACAACAAATGCAAACAACA GTGGTGTCTGGAAGACTAGCTTTGGGTTGTCTGGAGTTGAATTAAAACAATCGAGAGAACCGAGGAAACAAAATTCTGAGAGTTTTGTGGAAGAAAAGCAGGACACTGACCCTAGTTTTGAAAAGGATGTGCTGCAGAACATAAATGGCAGTTCAAGAAATGGATTAGCTAGGAAAAAGACCGAGACTGATACGTGGTGGCTCAACCTCCGTTATGTTCTA GTAATTCTCATGCAAGGAGGCGTCAACGGGGGAACAAAAGGGATCTATAGTGTAAAGATCGGTTCTAAGGGGCAGGACCAAAGTGAAGATTCCTATATTGTTGCTTTTGAGGATCATGCTGATGCCAACAACTTTTGTTTTCTACTGGAGTCCGCTTTCAAGGAGTTGGGTGATTTCAGTGCAGATGCTGTTCCGATGACAATACAA GAACTCAAAAAAGAAATATTGTCACGTGGCAAGCAAGTAGTAGTTGTGAAGAAGAGGCAGCTTCAACTCTTTGCTGGGCAACCACTTGGTGATGCTGAGAAGGCCTTGTGCTCTTTAATTGAACATGATCAAAATGTGATCACATCCAGATGA